The following nucleotide sequence is from Camelus bactrianus isolate YW-2024 breed Bactrian camel chromosome 34, ASM4877302v1, whole genome shotgun sequence.
AGGCAAAGTGAAGAAACCGGGCAAACGTGGCCGGAAGCCAGCCAAAATCGACTTGAAAGCAAAGCTTGAGAGGAGCCGGCAGAGTGCAAGAGAGTGCCGGGCCAGAAAAAAACTGAGATATCAGTATTTGGAAGAGTTGGTGTCCAGTCGGGAAAGAGCCATTTGTGCCCTCAGAGAGGAACTGGAAATGGTAAGAAAGTCTGCcaagaaaagcaggaaacaaTCAAAAAGAGCTGAGTTCTAGTGAGTGGCACTCTAGGGGAGGGAATCCTTTTAGCCAGAGGGGCCTTTTTAACCTGAGCAGTACTCCAGGCCTCATCCCTGCCCTGGGTTATGAACAGAAGTACAGTAGAAGGTGGGGTTCCCAGCAGCCAGTTTGACCTCTCATTGTGGGAGTGCTTACGTCTAGGATTTCTACCAGTGGTTGAATTCTGACTGGTAAGATTTTACTTGAATATATTTTACGTATTTCAGTACAAGCAGTGGTGCA
It contains:
- the CREBL2 gene encoding cAMP-responsive element-binding protein-like 2, yielding MDDSKVVGGKVKKPGKRGRKPAKIDLKAKLERSRQSARECRARKKLRYQYLEELVSSRERAICALREELEMYKQWCMAMDQGKIPSEIKALLTGEEQNKSQQNSGRHVKAGKTDADSNSW